GCGGTGAAACAGTTCCTGCCCGATTATTATGAGGGGCCGAAATCTGAAGAGGGGGAAGAGTAGGGGTTATTCTTCTTCGTCGCTGCCGAGCTTGCTCTGGTCCAGCCGCTTGGTCTCAAGCTCGGTGGATTTGCGACCGAATTCCTTTTCCGCTTTGGTGCGGCCGAATTTGACGCGGTTTTCCTCTGCCTGTTTTTCTTTTGCCTTGCGGGCCAATTGTTTTTTGGCCCGGGCAAAGCTGATGACGTTATTCATGCTAAATCCCCTTTTGGGCGCGCACTATAGCACACTAGAGCGG
The DNA window shown above is from Emcibacter nanhaiensis and carries:
- a CDS encoding DUF4169 family protein, encoding MNNVISFARAKKQLARKAKEKQAEENRVKFGRTKAEKEFGRKSTELETKRLDQSKLGSDEEE